A genome region from Nocardiopsis exhalans includes the following:
- a CDS encoding MarR family winged helix-turn-helix transcriptional regulator → MPDETPEPCPEQPESSSDQQGSTEPYAEELEEFQRVWTELINAALHARSRGGHGHRGAEELTLTQSLLMEAVRGMDNPSVGAVAHIVGVSSPSATRMIQQLERKGMMARRRSERDERSTVVTITEEGERVLAERRKYMERKQRQVFDAIRPSLRPVVLDVLRDLREAINET, encoded by the coding sequence GTGCCCGACGAGACCCCTGAGCCCTGCCCTGAACAGCCGGAGTCATCTTCTGATCAACAGGGATCAACCGAGCCCTACGCGGAGGAACTCGAAGAGTTCCAGCGCGTGTGGACCGAACTCATCAATGCGGCGCTGCACGCCCGCTCCCGGGGAGGGCACGGGCATCGCGGCGCCGAGGAACTCACCCTGACACAGTCGCTGCTGATGGAAGCGGTGCGCGGCATGGACAATCCGAGTGTCGGTGCGGTTGCTCACATCGTCGGTGTGTCATCGCCCTCGGCAACCCGGATGATCCAACAGCTCGAACGCAAGGGGATGATGGCCCGGCGCCGCTCCGAACGTGACGAACGCAGCACCGTCGTCACCATCACGGAGGAGGGCGAGCGGGTCCTGGCGGAACGCCGCAAGTACATGGAGCGAAAGCAGCGCCAGGTCTTCGACGCGATACGTCCGTCCCTGCGTCCGGTCGTTCTCGACGTACTGCGTGACTTGCGGGAAGCGATAAACGAGACCTGA
- a CDS encoding ClpP family protease, translating into MPIHRQPIHHQLVAEHAPSGTFDDQLAARLLRSRIVLLGTQVDEDSANRVCAQILLLADEDPHKDITLAINSPGGVVSAGLAIYDTMNFVPNDVSTLVMGFAASMGQFLACTGTAGKRYSLPHARIMMHQPSGGLGGTAADIAIQAENLAHTKRTMIRLIARHSGQSEGTIAKDQHRDAWFTAQEARDYGFIDHVVASVGQMAGGVRLGGNSPGFVRQGKSGGAR; encoded by the coding sequence ATGCCGATCCACCGACAACCGATCCACCACCAGCTCGTCGCGGAGCACGCGCCGAGCGGAACCTTCGACGACCAGCTCGCCGCGCGGCTCCTGCGCAGCCGCATCGTGCTGCTGGGGACCCAGGTCGACGAGGACAGCGCCAACCGGGTGTGCGCCCAGATCCTGTTGCTGGCCGATGAGGACCCGCACAAGGACATCACGCTGGCGATCAACAGCCCCGGCGGTGTGGTCTCCGCCGGACTCGCCATCTACGACACGATGAACTTCGTCCCCAACGACGTGTCCACCCTGGTCATGGGGTTCGCCGCGAGCATGGGCCAGTTCCTGGCCTGCACCGGGACCGCCGGAAAGCGGTACAGCCTGCCGCACGCGCGGATCATGATGCACCAGCCGTCGGGCGGACTGGGCGGGACCGCCGCCGACATCGCCATCCAGGCCGAGAACCTGGCCCACACGAAGCGGACGATGATCCGGCTGATCGCCCGGCACAGCGGCCAGAGCGAGGGGACCATCGCCAAGGACCAGCACCGGGACGCCTGGTTCACCGCGCAGGAGGCGCGGGACTACGGGTTCATCGACCACGTGGTCGCGTCGGTCGGGCAGATGGCGGGCGGCGTTCGGCTGGGCGGGAACTCGCCCGGGTTCGTCCGGCAGGGGAAGTCGGGAGGTGCCCGATGA
- a CDS encoding ATP-dependent Clp protease proteolytic subunit yields MSGRYTVPMVVERTPNGERSFDVFSRLLSERIIFLGTPIDDDVANVVMAQMLHLDYESPDMDIQLYINSPGGSNTALTAIYDTMRFVRADVATVCMGQAASAAAVLLAAGTTGKRAALEHARVLLHQPSTEGRGEAADLEIQAAEILRIRSQVEEILSRHTGQTQERLRADTDRDKIFTAPQAKEYGLVDGIITTREVGRAVA; encoded by the coding sequence ATGAGCGGGCGTTACACGGTTCCGATGGTGGTCGAGCGGACCCCGAACGGAGAGCGTTCGTTCGACGTGTTCAGCCGGCTGCTGTCCGAGCGGATCATCTTCCTGGGCACCCCGATCGACGACGACGTCGCCAACGTGGTCATGGCGCAGATGCTGCACCTGGACTACGAGAGCCCGGACATGGACATCCAGCTCTACATCAACTCGCCGGGCGGCTCGAACACCGCGCTGACCGCCATCTACGACACGATGCGCTTCGTGCGCGCGGACGTGGCCACGGTCTGCATGGGGCAGGCGGCCTCGGCGGCGGCGGTGCTGCTCGCGGCGGGAACAACGGGCAAGAGGGCGGCGCTGGAGCACGCCCGGGTGCTGCTGCACCAGCCCTCGACGGAGGGGCGGGGCGAGGCCGCCGACCTGGAGATCCAGGCGGCGGAGATCCTGCGGATCCGGTCCCAGGTGGAGGAGATCCTGTCCCGGCACACCGGGCAGACCCAGGAGCGGCTGCGCGCCGACACCGACCGGGACAAGATCTTCACGGCGCCGCAGGCGAAGGAGTACGGCCTGGTGGACGGGATCATCACGACCCGGGAGGTCGGCCGGGCGGTCGCCTGA
- a CDS encoding helix-turn-helix domain-containing protein produces the protein MPESVLHALDEARRGDRSQERPDEPLMRDLIGDLLRRTRTEQGRTLREVAEDAQVSLPYLSEVERGLKEASSEVLAAIYRSLGLSIVDVLGELYQRTHLARFEVVGQRRAHLPHTRAPLPARSPQAHQPRVVSLAA, from the coding sequence ATGCCCGAAAGCGTCCTACACGCGCTGGACGAGGCCCGCAGAGGCGACCGCTCCCAGGAGCGCCCTGACGAGCCCCTGATGCGCGACCTCATCGGTGACCTGCTGCGCCGCACCCGTACCGAGCAGGGCCGGACCCTGCGCGAGGTGGCCGAGGACGCCCAGGTCTCCCTCCCCTACCTCTCCGAGGTCGAGCGCGGCCTCAAGGAGGCCTCCTCCGAGGTCCTCGCCGCGATCTACCGGTCCCTGGGCCTGAGCATCGTCGACGTCCTCGGCGAGCTGTACCAGCGCACCCACCTGGCCCGCTTCGAGGTGGTCGGCCAACGCCGGGCCCACCTCCCCCACACCCGCGCGCCCCTACCCGCCCGGAGCCCTCAGGCCCACCAGCCCCGGGTCGTGTCCCTGGCGGCCTGA
- a CDS encoding ABC transporter substrate-binding protein, with amino-acid sequence MVDVLTAPAVPSIVNRMTRRQFGLAGAAVLALSACGTDGRSDGGTGDEGAGGREVEHAMGKVTVPEQAERVVALDSLVLDTVVALGAPLVGAARAGSANSLPEYLGDGVEGVEAVGEIIAPNVEAIATLGPDLILGTKLRHEEFHEQLSAVAPTFFIAEPAIGWQDNVLLIGEALGRAERAEEVLGQMLAEAVDAGLAVGADGKTVHVLRRVDNGVRLHGPGTFSGSLLGEMGFTVPEKDWDSNDMVELSFENLDQIEADVVFVTDDVDLDDALLAGVPAVAAGNAYSVNDRVWIAGIGVLGAERIIADVREFLS; translated from the coding sequence ATGGTCGACGTACTGACCGCCCCCGCTGTCCCGTCCATCGTCAACCGGATGACCCGTCGCCAGTTCGGTCTGGCGGGTGCCGCCGTTCTGGCTCTGAGTGCTTGCGGCACTGACGGGCGGAGCGATGGCGGCACGGGTGACGAGGGTGCCGGCGGCCGTGAGGTCGAGCACGCGATGGGTAAGGTCACCGTTCCCGAGCAGGCCGAGCGTGTGGTCGCCCTGGACAGCCTGGTGCTCGACACCGTCGTCGCCCTCGGGGCCCCGTTGGTCGGCGCGGCGCGGGCCGGATCGGCCAACAGCCTTCCCGAGTACCTCGGAGACGGGGTCGAGGGGGTGGAGGCGGTGGGCGAGATCATCGCGCCCAACGTGGAGGCGATCGCCACTCTCGGCCCTGACCTGATTCTCGGCACCAAGCTGCGTCACGAGGAGTTCCACGAACAGCTCTCGGCGGTCGCGCCCACGTTCTTCATCGCGGAGCCCGCCATCGGCTGGCAGGACAACGTGCTGCTCATCGGTGAGGCGCTGGGCCGGGCCGAGCGCGCGGAGGAGGTGCTGGGCCAGATGCTCGCCGAGGCGGTGGACGCCGGTCTGGCGGTCGGGGCCGACGGGAAGACCGTGCACGTTCTGCGCCGCGTGGACAACGGGGTGCGGCTGCACGGGCCGGGTACGTTCTCCGGCTCGCTCCTCGGGGAGATGGGCTTCACCGTCCCGGAGAAGGACTGGGACTCCAACGACATGGTCGAGCTGTCCTTCGAGAACCTCGACCAGATCGAGGCGGACGTGGTGTTCGTGACCGACGACGTCGACCTCGACGACGCCCTTCTCGCCGGGGTTCCGGCTGTTGCGGCCGGTAACGCGTACAGCGTCAACGACCGCGTCTGGATCGCGGGCATCGGCGTCCTCGGCGCGGAGCGGATCATCGCCGACGTACGCGAGTTCCTGAGCTAG
- a CDS encoding AfsR/SARP family transcriptional regulator, with the protein MDIQILAPIPRILVVNRPVDVGSPKARLILAVLAESVGRVVPVTTLVEHVWGQDPPGSVQASVQVYVSRIRRALKEAGASTGIVRRGQGYALEAEAGCVDWHRARKLAERARKLVRQGENDRGSVLLEEALDLWQGEPCTEFGGLWADSLRRSTARTHERILGDWADARIALGQHDEVLDRLDEHPPNETLAFHHMRALVGAGRHTEAIECYTELREHTLEELGSEPNPRVRNLFQRVLAEEGQEVPQAGLSLVREGERSPGVIDTLQADVSDFLGREEELERLLSLVRETEGPTVVQTVTGMGGAGKTTLAVHAAHLLRDGFDVRLQTDLSGVGADQVLFRLLQMMGVPGGSIPAEQETRVAMWRSQTAGRRVLLLLDNASDQGQVAPVVPGTPGSVVLVTSRRSLAGLHGARQVSLGVLDREDAAQMFAAFSGRGVENTGMDRVVSLTGRLPIALRVASSQLRLRPTWSLGGLADRLECQGRAAVKGEYWEALAVFADSFEELSPQAKRTFLCMGLHPTPVILDHAAAASVGSWDATERSLHELLDIHLIEEVSPGRYRMHDLVRKFALQRVAHVMSEQERRAVEERVLEYYLATVNNADRAASPGRRRTERPMVRSTIAQTFDTPREARDWFADCFPAVELVIDYARARGFTEYAARIPLAMAGLLVNNGPWDRAEQLFMDAVEAWHRLDDRLGVADALYELALIRLNQGGQDESAEGLLSTAANLWGAHGGQQSVPYAREQIARLHAGQGNHRRAMAGYQVALKEFRALGDQQGVAKVFSRMATSHAKTRRHELAASFYLVSKQLYRALDDKQMEAAAAMNLFQFQWGRGHHREARTIGERCLRIFKEHGDVLNAARIQQNVGMLESYLGRHRQALEYFNVACQGYWTAGDVSSLTRSRAGAGVSQLGLGRVLEAEKTLQDALAQARSRGLPGPESPLLRALGDVRLAQQRHTDARELYEAALVAGLQSAEAANAGMSCSQLGDLNSVEGDQEQALACWRRAARFLERIPTPYLADVRSKIQWAEYVQGQIAS; encoded by the coding sequence TTGGACATTCAGATCCTGGCCCCGATTCCGCGGATACTGGTGGTAAACCGGCCGGTTGATGTGGGCTCTCCCAAGGCCCGCCTGATCCTTGCGGTCCTCGCTGAGTCCGTTGGTCGCGTCGTCCCCGTGACGACCCTCGTTGAGCATGTCTGGGGCCAGGACCCTCCCGGGTCGGTTCAGGCGAGTGTTCAGGTCTATGTCAGCCGCATCCGTCGTGCTTTGAAGGAGGCGGGTGCGTCGACCGGGATCGTTCGGCGGGGCCAGGGATACGCCTTGGAGGCCGAGGCCGGGTGTGTGGACTGGCACCGGGCTCGGAAGTTGGCCGAGCGGGCGAGGAAACTGGTGCGCCAGGGCGAGAACGACCGGGGGTCTGTGCTTCTGGAAGAAGCGCTGGATCTGTGGCAGGGGGAGCCCTGTACGGAGTTCGGCGGGCTGTGGGCGGATTCCCTGCGGCGGAGTACGGCCCGGACTCATGAACGGATCCTCGGTGACTGGGCCGATGCGAGGATCGCGCTGGGACAGCACGATGAGGTCCTGGACCGGTTGGACGAACACCCCCCGAACGAGACACTCGCCTTCCACCACATGCGTGCGCTGGTCGGGGCAGGGCGGCACACCGAGGCGATCGAGTGCTACACGGAGCTGCGGGAGCACACGCTCGAGGAGCTGGGATCCGAGCCGAACCCCCGGGTGCGGAACCTCTTTCAGCGTGTTCTCGCTGAGGAGGGGCAGGAGGTGCCCCAGGCCGGGCTCAGCTTGGTGCGCGAGGGGGAACGTTCCCCCGGGGTGATCGACACCCTCCAGGCTGACGTGTCTGATTTTTTGGGCAGGGAGGAGGAACTGGAGCGGCTGCTCTCCTTGGTTCGGGAGACCGAGGGCCCGACGGTGGTGCAGACGGTCACGGGGATGGGCGGCGCGGGGAAGACGACCCTAGCCGTGCATGCGGCGCATCTTCTGCGGGACGGCTTCGACGTTCGATTGCAGACGGATCTGAGCGGGGTGGGCGCAGACCAGGTCCTGTTCCGGCTGTTGCAGATGATGGGTGTTCCCGGCGGCAGTATCCCCGCTGAGCAGGAAACCCGTGTGGCGATGTGGCGCAGTCAGACCGCAGGGCGGCGGGTCCTTCTTCTGCTGGACAACGCGAGCGATCAGGGACAGGTGGCCCCGGTCGTTCCGGGGACCCCGGGGAGCGTGGTCCTGGTGACGAGCAGGCGGAGCCTGGCCGGGCTGCACGGGGCGCGCCAGGTGAGCCTGGGGGTACTGGATCGGGAGGACGCCGCCCAGATGTTCGCGGCCTTCTCCGGGAGGGGTGTCGAGAACACGGGGATGGACAGGGTGGTGAGCCTGACCGGCAGGCTCCCGATCGCCCTGCGCGTGGCCTCCTCCCAGCTGCGACTGCGCCCGACGTGGAGTTTGGGCGGTCTCGCGGACCGTCTGGAATGCCAGGGCCGGGCCGCTGTGAAGGGCGAGTACTGGGAGGCGTTGGCGGTGTTCGCCGATTCCTTCGAGGAGTTGAGCCCTCAGGCCAAGCGGACCTTTCTGTGCATGGGCTTGCACCCGACCCCGGTGATCCTCGACCACGCCGCGGCGGCCTCTGTCGGGAGCTGGGATGCGACGGAGAGGTCCCTCCACGAACTGCTGGACATACACCTGATCGAGGAGGTCAGCCCGGGCCGCTACCGTATGCACGACCTGGTTCGGAAGTTCGCCCTCCAACGCGTCGCCCATGTGATGTCGGAACAGGAACGCCGGGCAGTGGAGGAAAGGGTTCTCGAGTACTACCTGGCTACGGTCAACAACGCCGATCGTGCTGCCAGTCCGGGGCGGCGCCGTACCGAGCGACCGATGGTCCGCAGCACGATTGCCCAGACCTTCGACACCCCGCGTGAGGCCCGGGACTGGTTCGCTGACTGCTTCCCGGCGGTGGAGCTCGTCATTGACTACGCCAGAGCCCGGGGCTTCACGGAGTACGCAGCCAGAATTCCGCTGGCGATGGCCGGTCTGCTGGTCAACAACGGCCCCTGGGATCGCGCGGAACAGTTGTTCATGGATGCGGTGGAGGCATGGCACCGGCTTGATGATCGCCTGGGGGTGGCGGATGCACTCTACGAGCTGGCTCTCATACGACTGAACCAGGGCGGTCAAGATGAAAGCGCCGAGGGCCTTCTCTCTACCGCTGCCAACCTGTGGGGAGCTCATGGAGGGCAACAGAGTGTCCCTTATGCCCGTGAGCAGATCGCCCGGTTGCATGCCGGGCAAGGCAACCATCGGAGAGCGATGGCTGGTTACCAGGTTGCGCTCAAGGAGTTCCGTGCTTTGGGGGACCAACAGGGTGTGGCCAAGGTCTTCAGCCGCATGGCGACGAGCCACGCCAAAACGAGGAGGCATGAGCTCGCCGCCAGCTTCTACCTGGTGTCGAAGCAGCTCTACCGGGCGCTGGATGACAAACAGATGGAAGCTGCGGCTGCCATGAACCTCTTCCAGTTCCAATGGGGACGAGGACACCACCGTGAGGCGCGCACGATAGGTGAGCGCTGCCTCCGGATCTTCAAAGAGCATGGTGACGTGCTGAACGCAGCAAGGATTCAGCAGAACGTCGGGATGCTGGAGAGCTATCTGGGCAGGCACCGGCAAGCTCTCGAATACTTCAACGTCGCATGCCAGGGTTACTGGACTGCAGGAGACGTTTCGAGCCTCACCAGAAGCCGGGCTGGGGCGGGAGTCTCGCAACTCGGTCTGGGGCGAGTCCTCGAAGCAGAGAAGACGTTGCAGGATGCTCTCGCCCAGGCGAGATCGCGAGGCCTCCCTGGCCCGGAGTCACCTCTGCTGAGAGCACTGGGGGATGTGCGTCTGGCGCAACAGCGCCACACCGATGCCAGGGAACTGTACGAAGCAGCCCTCGTTGCAGGCCTGCAGTCGGCCGAGGCCGCGAACGCGGGCATGTCCTGTTCACAGTTGGGCGACCTCAACAGTGTCGAAGGTGACCAGGAACAGGCACTTGCCTGCTGGAGGAGGGCAGCCCGGTTCCTGGAACGGATTCCTACCCCCTACCTGGCCGATGTGCGCTCGAAGATCCAATGGGCCGAGTATGTTCAGGGGCAAATCGCCAGCTAA